A single Candidatus Methanomethylicota archaeon DNA region contains:
- a CDS encoding chromatin protein Cren7 gives MITSKVKVKSMVKCKKCGTEVSTPIKTWVLAPKGRRPVTMGLYKCPACGAYFRAGVK, from the coding sequence ATGATAACATCAAAAGTGAAGGTGAAATCCATGGTTAAATGTAAGAAATGTGGAACCGAAGTTAGCACACCAATAAAGACTTGGGTACTAGCACCAAAGGGGAGAAGACCCGTAACAATGGGACTATACAAATGCCCAGCTTGCGGAGCATACTTCAGAGCTGGAGTAAAGTAG